actgaccCTTCAGCCAAGTAGCTCATCCTAGAACAAAGGGCAGAGCTACACTTTGTCCCCAGGCAGTCTTCCCTCAAAGCCTCCACTCTTTGTGACAACAGCTGTCCCTTTTTGAGGgttcaggcactgttctaagtgtatCCACCTCCTCAATCCTCCCATGGAAGGAGGCCACATTTTCATCTGTCTCCCTGGACTGCTGGGACTCTGGAAACCCCTGCCCTAGTGCAAATGCTCACTGTCCATCTGTGGCtcctgaggtccagagagggaaaggggcttgcacagggtcacacagccagtttgTGCCATAGCTAGGACTGGGACCCTGGCGTTCTCTTTCCTTTCGGGGACCTCCTGCCTAATCGACACCTCTACTCTCCCTTGTAGCCACAGCCCATGTCCAAACTGCCTATAGGCCCGGCAGCCGAGTTGTCAATGGTGAGGATGCAGTCCCCTACAGCTGGCCCTGGCAGGTAAGAGCAATGCCAGGGCACTAATTCCCACCATGCGATCTGGACCCCAAGCTGGGATGGCAAGGGATCTGGTCTGGACACCATTGCTGCCTTTGCAATAGCCACTTTAGCTTCCAAGGCCAGGAAACCCTTGACCAACCTACTTCTCCTGGAGGTTTTGCCCTGTCCATCTGTAGTCCTCACTGTGCAGTTTGCAAGTTAAAAGTGGAaccagggtgtggtggctcgcgcctgtactccctacactttgggaggctgaggcaggagaatagtttggggccaggagttcaagaccagcatagGCAATGTGGCAGGACCCTATctccacaaaatttaaaaattagctggatatggtggctcatgcctgtagtcccgactacttgagagtctgaggcaggaggatcacctgagccctggagtttgaggttgctatgagctatgatggcaccactgaaCTCTAATTcaggtgaaagagtgagaccctatctctaagaaaaatgaaaataacagtgGAGTCTAGGGTGAAGGTAATTCAAGGGATTGGCACAATAGTGGAATATCAGGCACTGTGTTTACGGAGGGAGATTTTGAGGGACTCATTTCTAGATCCCTTGAATTGAATGACAGAGCCATCAGTGCTTCCAGCAATAAGGGGTTGAGGGCTTTGCAGAGCCCAGTGGAGGGAAGCGCAGAGGGCTGGACTTGCCATACTGTCGCacagtagccattagccacaagTGGctaattaagtttaaattaatttaagttaaataatgttaaaaagtTAATTTGTCAGCACTAGCTGTAATTCAAATGCTCAGTAGGCACGTGTGGCTACTGGATGCCATATAGAACAGCAAAGATATGGAGCATTTCCATAATCCCAGAAGGTTCGATTGGATTGGGCCAGCGAGCCCAATCCAATATGCTTTACAGATGCTTTACAGAAGCATCTGTAAAGATCGGAGAGTAAATATTCTCCGTGCTGACGGCCACCAGGTTTCCATGGCAATGACCTACCCCGCCACTGTAGCGCGAAAGCAGCCGTAGGCTGCACAGGAATGAGCGGTGTGACTGAGTTCCAGGAGACCTTCGTGTGCTAAAACACACCCCAAGCCAGGTCTGCCCACGGCCACAGTTTGCCACCCCGGCTTAGAGGGAGCGTTTGAGCACGAGAAGGTGCAGGGACTGGGACGAGAGGCAAAGCACTCGGGTGAGCTGTGCTGCTCCAGAGGCCCGAGAGCCCTGGAAAGATCCGAGGTCCAGAAGAACGGGGACCTGACAGCACAGAGGGCCTTGGGGCTCTCAAGAGACCCAAGGATTGGGGGTGCTTTAGAGGGAAGACAATGTGGGAAGCCCTGGAGGTCACAGGCTTGGGGTGTGGAAGCTTTGGAGAATCAGGATGTGATTCCAGTGGAAACATGGCAGGCCCACCCCAGGCAGTtgtgcaggttgtgcactgcacattTCAGAAGGGCACTGTTTTCTGTGTGAATGGCACTCACTAGAGTCGTACAGTGCACAACCTAAACAGCTGTGGGGTACAGACCACTGAGGCTCTCTCGTGCTTGGGCACCAGATCTCCCTACAGTATGAGCGTGACGGAGCCTTCTACCACACCTGTGGCGGCACCCTCATCGCGGTGGACTGGGTCATGACTGCGGGTCACTGCATCTCGTGAGTTCTCTCACTTGCCCCGTCCCTGCATGGGACCCAGGCAGCAGGGGACACTGGGTGACTGCAGGAGTGAGGGCGGTTACCCAGTCTGACCTCCCGGCTACCGGCAGGAGCGGCCGGACTTACCGGGTGGTGCTGGGCGAGTACGACCGGTCCGTGGTGGAGGGGACTGAGCAGGTGATCCCCATCAACAATGAGGACATCTTCGTGCACCCCAGGTGGAACTCCAACTGCTTGAGCTGCGGGTGAGTGAACACCCAGGCCCGGATCCTGCCTTCTCTATTCGTCCTGCCCTCACCACAGCCAAATCCGAGGAGGCTGCCAGGGACTGTGGTGTGGGTCCTGCAGCCTGTGTCCTAGTCCCACACATTCGGAGGGCTGGAGCCAGCAGAGCCTTTACAGACCATGGGCACCAAACATGTCTCCCTCCAGAGGGGACAGCAGGCTCTAGGGATGGGCAAGATCTCCCTGAAGGCCACATGGCTAGTTGGCTTCAGAGCCCAACACTCCTCTGGCACCCGTCCCCCAAGGCCAGGGCTGCTCCATTCGACAGCCAGTGGGGGCAGCGCATGGAGGAGCACTGGCCTGAGAGTCGGGCTCCGGCATTAACCCTCTTGTGGCCTGGACAAGTCACTGGCTTTATCTGGCCCTCAGATAAATGGCCCTGCCATTTGTGAAAGGTGATCATGAACCAGGGCTTCCTGGGTGGTGGTGAAGGTCAAGGAGACAAACTTAAGACAATTGTAGGCAAAACTGTAAGTCTGAGCGACTCATCTTTTTTGGGTGAGTGGGTCACAGAAGGGTCCAAAACCCCTGAACATGCACCCTAGAGGGAAAGACCCAGACCCCGACCCACCTCCACAGGGctgctggggaaggagagagaaaagtgaGACCCAGGTGGAATGGCTGAGTGACACGCTGGCAGATGAGGACAGCACTGGCTCTCACAGTGTGGCCCCCAGCATCAGCGTCACCTGGGAACAGGTTAGAAATGTGGATTCTTGGGCCTCAGTCCGCACCCACCGCATCAGCGGCTCTGGGCTGGGACCCAGCAATCTGTGTCTAACATGCCCTCCAGGTGATCTGATACTGTGCGACCCAGTGGGGTATAAGCAGAGGACAACTGTGAAGGTGAAGGGTCAGCATGAGTGAAGGGGCTGGAAGAGCTTGTTAAAGTCGCTGAGCCTTAGGAGTGGACTTGCTctacagccacaccaccctgaacgtgccCAGTCTCGAGCGATCTCGCTAAGCAGGGGCGGGTTGGGTCGTACCTGCGTGGGACACTGCTTGGCAATACCAGGTGCTGTAGCAGTGTAGgctttggctgggtgcggtggctcatgtctgtaatcgcagctgtttgggaggccaaggtggaaggattgcttaaggccaggagttcaaaaccagccagggcaacataatgagaccccctcccccatctctcaaaaaaaaatggattGGGAGGCAAAGGAGCCTCAGGGCATCTCAGAGGTGGAACAGCCTGGAGCAAAGGCTGGAAGGGGCACTTGGACTTGGGCCAGCTGGAGGACCAGGCCCTGAGACTCTTCTCTCGTCCCCAGCAATGACATCGCCCTCATCAAACTCTCGAAAAGCGCCCAGCTGGGAGGCGCTGTCCAGGTTGCTGTCCTCCCCCCGGCTGGTGACATCCTGCCCAACGAGGAGCCCTGCTACATCAGTGGCTGGGGCCGTCTCTATAGTAAGTACTGACTCCTTTAGGTAAACAAAGGGACATGGGCAATAAAAcatggcctgggggctggggttaAAGGTCACACCAGGACTGCTTCTGCTTTCTCTCATTTCTGTCCACCTGCAGCCATCTCTTCCATCCTCCTAAACATGAATGTTCCATTAGATATTTCTTAGTGCCTCCGTGCGCCAGGGGCTGGATGTAAGGGTGCTCAATGCATGTAGGACCACGTAACTGGCACAAGTAGGGAAGAGCTGTCAGCCTTGAAAGCCCCATTTTATGGGGCTCCTCTCATTGCACCGCAGACCCCCTGCTCAGTGCTCTCTGCTCCCACAGCCAACGGGCCACTCTCGAGCAAGCTGCAGCAGGCCGTGATGCCCGTGGTGGACTATGAGCACTGCTCCCAGTCGGACTGGTGGGGCTCAAGCGTGAGGAAGACCATGGTGTGTGCTGGTGGGGATGTCCGCTCCGGCTGCAATGTGAGTCACTCTTACCTGCCCAGGTGGTGCCGGGGGTGCAGGGCCCGGGCTGCCTCTGCCGTTTGccgggaggtggaggaggtgccTTGCCTGCTGACTCCATTCAGCCTCCAGGCCAGGCAGGATTTGGGGGACATCAGCATAGTCCGGAcacagaggccaggcctgggacTCAGGGCCCTGGATTCCAGTCCCAGCTCGCACACTGGCTTGAGCTGGAACAAGTCACAATCCTGCTCTAGTCCTCGGGCTTCCCCATACACAGGGCAAGGACACTGGCCACGCCCTCTAAAGTCACGTCAGCCCTGTGGTTCTGACGTCATAATTACTCATTAGGAATACGATCATTGTATAATAAGTGAGTATGAACCATAATGTTAGTAACTGACATGGTGTCAATGACGGGGACTACCTGTATCGGGTGCGTCCTGTCGCCAGGTATGCGAAGACCGTCCATCCTCCCATTCAGTCCCCACAGGTCCTGGGCAGGTTGTTCCCCATCATGAAAGAACAACTGAGTCTGAGAGATCAAGTAACATGGGGGTCTCTCAAAAATAAAGCTCAGAACCATTGAGTCCCTAAAGCTCAGAACCCTAATGCTCAGAATGACTCAGCCCCTCAACCTCTGCATTTGCAGGGTGACTCTGGAGGACCCCTCAACTGCCCTGCGACAGATGGCACCTGGGAGGTCCATGGCGTGACCAGCTTTGTTTCCTCCCGAGGCTGCAACACCCTCAAAAAGCCCACGGTGTTCACGCGAGTGTCGGCCTTCATTGACTGGATCGAGGAGGTGACGGGGACAGGGTGGTGGCCCTTCTACCAGGGGATGGGTGAGAAACAGCAGTCCCTGGGGAGGACCCCAAGGGACTCTAGAGGGTCAGCAAGTTGTGGAGAGGCCCTTGGGGACATTCCACAGGGGGTTTGGGGAGGTTTCCTGCTACAGCATGGCCCAAGAACGTGGTGGCTTCTGGGTGGAGCCTGGAACTGCTGCCAACTTCCTCATCTCATCCAGTGTCCTCTGACCTCGTCCTCTGTTGTCATGGAGGAGAGAGACATGGCAGACGGGGCCTGCCTGGGGGGACAGGTGACTAGTGAGCACCAAGGAGGAGGTGTGATAGCGCCGGGACGGGGTCCAGACCCAGGGATGGGTCAGACAGTGCCGATGGCGTCTGTGCTCTCAGTCGTAGCTTCAGCTCACAGACCACTTGCCCTTGTGCCGAGCACCGTGAGGAGAACTTCAGTGAATAGTTTAATCGGGAACCCCACGAGGTCAGGTCCATCATGACCCCAGCTATGCAGACGAGGACACAGGCTCAGGGGGTTCCTGTCACTCTCCCAGGGTCTCCCAGCAGGGCTAGGACATAAGCCCAGCTCCATGTGGCTCGAGAACCCTGCCCTAACTAGACCATCCTGTCCTCCCCACCTTTTTCCAGACCATAGCGAGCCACTAGGAGCCAGGCCGGCTGGCAGTGTGACCCCGCATCCTTCAGAAAGAATAAAGATCTCTTGAAAAGTTGCAAGTTGACTCTTTCTCCTTTCGTCGGCTCGCCTCTGGCCCTCTGATCCATCCCTAAAATCTTAGatcagagacacagagacaagacCAGATCCAGCCCTCTCATGTGaaggtgaggaagaagagaggcccagagagaagaggGGGTTGCTATGGGGTGACCCTCcctcctggtttgcctgggactcaGGGGTCCTAGGATAGTGGACTTTTTGTGCTAAAACTGGGAAAATCCCAGGAAAACTTGTATAAGTTGGTCACCTGGGTATACAGCACACCTAAATCAGTTGTCTTTCAATGCAGACATAAAACCATGGTAAAACGTGCAGAAAAACTGACGCTACTAACCTCTTGGGAGGTTCATGGTAGAGTGGGAAGGATCATTCTACTCTTCTTCCATTGATGGGCTAGGGAAGGAGGGCTGTgatcattcgttcattcattcaacaagcatccACTCCTTGTTTAAGGAGGGCTCAGAGGGGGCAGAAGACGTGGTTCCTGCCTTAAGTGGCTCattatttaaagagaaaggaGCATACTGGAGTCATTCACTAAACATTTACCAGGTTCCTGCCTTGTGGCAGGTTCAGGGCGGGGAGCACAGCAGTGAGTCAGACAGCCTCAGGGAGAGCCCTTGCTGTGGGAGGGAGAAGCCCACACACAGGTACGCACACAGATATGCACACACAGGTACATACAGGTACGCATACAGGTACATACAGGTACACACACAGGTACGCACGCAGGTATGCACGCAGGTACGCACGCAGGCACGCACGTAGGTACACACAGGTACACACGCAggtacacacagatacacaggtgcacacacagtgGCAGACACCAGGCTGGAGCCCAGCAAGGTGTTGCTGAAGTCTAAAGGGCTGCTGCTGGCAGACAGAAGCAACATAACACTGATGCATCCCTTTACCGAGTTTCTCCCGCACACTGTGAGAGGAAACGTGGTCCCAGCAAGGACACACGTATATGACTTTTAATAGCAATGTTCCATTTCAACCTtccctttaaaaattatacttttagttACAAGTAAAAGAGGGAAAACGTGAAGACTAATACAGCAAACACCCAGGTAGGTGTCCTCCCTTCAGAATTAACACATTTCAcaattttccttcatatttttaaaaataataattacagttAAGTGGAGGCCCCTTAATACTTTTCCTAAAGGTCCACACATGCTGGGTGTGGGGTTGTGCAGCAGACATTACTGCATTCCTATGGGCACACAATAGGTGAGCGCCTGCCTGCCCCCTGGAAGCTGGGTTTGGCCATGGGGCTTGCTTGGGCCAAGGGGAAGCTTTGAGAGACAGGGCAATTTGCCAAGCTGTCATTCCCTCTGCCATGGCATCCGGTGGCTGCTGCTCAGCCTGGTCCCGGAGTGGGAGATGTGGAGTGGAGCCTCTGGCAATCCCTGATGGATGTGTCACACAACCAAGAAATAAACTCTGTTGTCACAAGCCACTAAGATGTTGAGTGtggtttgttacagcagcaaggACCTAACCTATCCTGACTGATAAAATGAGTTTGGTGTTTGTCCTTTTGCTCTGTGCTgtcatatttttatcataaatataaacacccacatataataaaatgcattgttttgtttttaaaaaatacatgcccAGCTTCATGCCGTGTGGGTTGTCCTGCAACCTGCTATTTCCCTTTAACGTTATGTTTTTGAGGTCTGGCCACACTGCTTACATGTCGCTAGCTCATGGCTGCTGGTTTGCAGAGTAGCCTGTTGTCTAACAACACTAGTTATTGTCCGTTATCCCCTGTTCATGGCCATTTAGAACAGGGCCACTCTTTTGTGGTTACAGGCCTTCAGTGGGTGTCCTTGGACATGTCTCCAGGTGGCCATGAGTGAGAGTTTCTCTAGGTATAGTCCAAGAACTGGAGTTGCTGAGTGGGAGGGCGTGGTCATTGTCAACCTCATCAATTGCCATATTGCTCTCCACAATAGCTGTATCAGCAATCCTTCttaaaattccctttttttcttttcccatccaCTGCCTCCACATATTACAAATTGCCTCACATTTTTCTCCTAAAACCACCCCTGGCATCTCAACCATTCCCCACAACACTCTTCCCCAGCCCTTCCCCTCACTGCGGCTCTTACAAAAGCCCAAGAACTGGTCTGGGGAGGCCAGAGTGAGGGCTGGAAGGAGCAGAGTCAAGCAGAGCAGAGACCTCTGCTtcctggggagtgggggggggggatgggaggAAGTTCTAGAAACTCACATACCTTAACCCTTTTTATTGACTCAGAACCTACCTGGTGACATGGAGTTGTCAGGCCCTGCCAAGGCACAGCAGGGTTGCAAGGGCTGAGTGTCCACTTCCTCCCAGGGAGCCAGGGAAAGGCCCGTGGATGATTCTCCAGAGTTTTTCAGGGTCAGGGGAGGTGGGATGTGTGGACTCCCACAACCTGGCTGGCCAGTGGGCCCCCGGGGACCTGGACCAGCCTCAGGGGGGGCTGGAGCTGGTAGGACTCGGTTCTCACCACACACAGGTAGCAGACAGTCAGGAGACCTTGCTGGAACTGCCAACAAGGTAGCCAACAATTGAAtgctgtgtttatttatttatttattttttatttttatttttttttgagacagagtctcgctttgttgcccaggctagagtgagtgccgtggcgtcagcctagctcacagcaacctcaaactcctgggctcaagcgatcctcctgcctcagcctcccgagttgctgggactacaggcacaagccaccatgcccggctaattttttctatatatatattagttggccaattgatttctttctatttttttttaatagtagagacgggggtctcgctcaggctggttttgaactcctgaccttgagcaatccgcccgcctcagcctcccagagtgctaggattacaagcgtgagccaccacgcccggccttgtttttatttttttaaaaaaattttaattgtgtctCCCCACCCCTAAATTTCTTATCTTCtcaattttcctgtttttaaatctCCATGTCTCAATAATTCATATCCTTTAAAACCCATATAGTCTATAAATTTTTTGACTAATGATTACAGTGTCAAAGCcaacaatttttattcttttgttttctttccttcttcttctttttttttttttaatttcacacagtctccctctgttgccccagctagagttcagtgacatcatcataTGCCACAGCAACTTCAAAGGCcagggctgaagtgatcctcctgcctcagcctcctaagtagctggcactacaggtggtgccaccatgctggctaattttttctattttcagtagagatgggatctcggtcttgctcaggctggtctccgaGCCACTGAGATgggcctgtttttgttttctaaatcatGAAAAATCAATAGTCTCATTTTTGGAAAAGCATAATGTCAATACTTCcaatcccttttaaaaataattagggtATTGTCCTCCAGGTTTAGGGCTAaagtcattttaaagatgataaaaaaaaaaaaaaataggccaagtGACATGGCTGAGGccagtaatcctaacactctgggaggccaaggcaggaggatctcttcaggccaggagttccaaattagcctgagcaaaagggagaccaatgtgtacgaaaaatagaaaaattatccaggcttggtggcatgtgcATTAGTTCctgctactggggaagctgaggccaacagatcgcttgagcccaggagtttgaggttgctgtgagctacgacgatgccactgcactctctacccggggtgacagagcaagactcagtctcaaaaaaggaaaaacaatacaaacaatAAAGAATCAGTGTTGCAATGCGCTCTTTTTAATCAATATCAACaactttattctcattttcagatCATTAAAGTGTCAACAGTCATTCTTTTATTCCTAAAAGTCAACAATTCCATTTTCTGCCGGGCCTGGAGGCACTGTAGCCTTGGTGataaaacaagactctgtcttaaagaaaaatccattttgttttctttttttagaatattaatattacacTGGCCACATTTTAGAGATTTCCACTTtgggaaatagatttttaaaaaaacccacagcaGCTGCCATTTCGGTGATTCCTTCCActtcttctggtttctttttttgcatttagaAAACCGATCCACAGTCAGATTCAAAGCACAGGGACAGGGCACCTGCCGGTATCCTGCGTGAGGCGTGGGGGAGAGGAAGACCAGCCAACTTCTGCCCAGCCCACAGTCTAACTGGGACGCTGGTCCCCCAAGCAGGGGTGGTGACACGGTGTGATGTTCTCACGGAGGCCAGAGGGACGTGGGCGCAGGGAGCTGGGGCCACCCTGGGGTGCGGAGGCTGGAGCTGTCGAGGGCTCTCACATCCTGATCATTAAGGCACCGAGGATTCCTATTCCTATCACAGGGGCGTCCACCGAACCTTCTCGTGTCAATTAACTCCAAAGACATAGTGCTGGGCAACCTTGTCCTCTAAAATCAGATACTGTCAGAAACTTTTCCGTTTGAAGTCACATCAGGAAGGACGGAATGTCCCACTCTTGTCTGGCGGGGTTGGAGCCAGGTTTGACGCAGAGAAACAGCCTGGATTTCCAACCCAGGTGCAGAGCTTCtgataaggatttttttttttaacacaacaGTGTGTATTTATCTTTACTTCATGGTGTCCAAGGCAACAAGACTATGAGTTTGATACTCAGCTCAAGGCAGAGGTTAACCCTCTACACTCAGCCACGTTTGCTCTGAGCCTATCAACACTGCTTGATTTCAATTTCACCTACATTCCGCCCTTCCCCACATCCTATGATAAGcttgttttccttctgtttggTGAGACACCCACAGCTCCCTTGCTGCATCACAATAATAAACCTAACTTTGCTCAACTACAGCTGTGTCCCTAGTAGTCTTTGTCAGATTGGCTTCGTCATAAAATTCAATCTTCTCTGTGCATTCattgagtcattcattcatccgCTGGTTCATTCGTTCTCTCCGTGTACATCCAAGGTCAGTTTTAAGTGCTGGGGACTGTGAAAATAAGTCATTCAAACTCTAAGCTGTTGGAACTTTAAAGTATTTTGAGCCTTAAGGGAGGCATGTGATTATGGGACCTGAATCAGGTAACAGACAGctgtcatttttgtttctctgattaTAGATGAGGCTTTTTACTTACAATGTTTTCTAAAGTGTTGTAAATGACTAAAGGGTgactccctcccccactcccccccgCACTTAAtgtagttttggtttttgttttcgattttgagaaagagtcttggtctgttgtctgggctagagtgcagggcCGTGGcctcatcatggctcactgcaacctcaaactcctgggctcaagtgatcctcctgcctcagcctcccaagtaactgggactacagggacacacaccacacctggctaattttttctctttttagttgcccagttaattctttctcttgttgtagagatggggtctctatctcactcaggctggtctcttgagctcaagggatcctcctgcctgggcc
This region of Microcebus murinus isolate Inina chromosome 2, M.murinus_Inina_mat1.0, whole genome shotgun sequence genomic DNA includes:
- the LOC105873612 gene encoding proproteinase E-like; the encoded protein is MLWLLSSLLSVALATAHVQTAYRPGSRVVNGEDAVPYSWPWQISLQYERDGAFYHTCGGTLIAVDWVMTAGHCISSGRTYRVVLGEYDRSVVEGTEQVIPINNEDIFVHPRWNSNCLSCGNDIALIKLSKSAQLGGAVQVAVLPPAGDILPNEEPCYISGWGRLYTNGPLSSKLQQAVMPVVDYEHCSQSDWWGSSVRKTMVCAGGDVRSGCNGDSGGPLNCPATDGTWEVHGVTSFVSSRGCNTLKKPTVFTRVSAFIDWIEETIASH